Part of the Labilibaculum antarcticum genome, AAAACAAATACTGAAATTAGTAAGGGAGCAGCTTCTGTTTCACATGCAGCGGTTCAGTATATTAAAGACAAGGTTTCGACTCTGGAGTCGTGTAATTTTTTATTATACGGAACAGGTGATATAGGAAAAGATACCTGCGGTAATTTATTGAAACACATGAGTAACCGTTCTTTAACCTTGATTAATAGAACAGTATCAAAAGCTGAGGCTCTGGCTAACAAATTTAATATACAGTACAAACCTGTTGCTAACTTAAAGGAAGAGGTAGATAAGGCTGAGGTTATTATTGTTGCTACCGGAGCACCACAACCTACCTTGTTACCCGAACATTTTAATGGAAGTGAAAAGTGTAAATTGATTTTAGATCTTTCTGTACCAAGAAATGTTCATCCTGAAATTGATAAGTTAGCTCATGTTTTAGTGATTACTGTTGATGAATTATCAGAGCACATATCGGAAGCTATTCAGCAAAGAAAAGATTGTATTCCACAGGCAGAAGGTATTATTTACGGATCAATAGCTGAATTTTACAGCTGGCTTGAGATTAAGTATTTATCGCCGGTTATTATTGCTTTAAAAGAAAATTTACAGAGAGTTCAACAGAAAGAGTTGGATTATCACAAAAATAAATTGACTGATGATGAATTGAAAAAGGTTGAACACATCACCAGTAATATTGTGAATAAGATTGCACGTGCATGTATCAATCACTTGAAGGACCATCACAAAAAGCAATCAAGTCCAATGGAAACAATAGACATGATTTTTAAAGATATGGATTCGTAAAGCCTAGTAAGCTTTCGATAAAAAGCTATATAAACCTTGTTTTATATGGCTTTTTTATTTCCAGATAAATTAATATTCGAATAATAAACTTCCTGAAAATAATAAACTATGATTTCTAAAAAGAAAATAGTTGTTGCCACTCGTCCCAGTCTGCTTGCTTACACGCAAACTATGCAAACTGTAGAATTATTACGAAAAGCCAATCCTGAAATTGAATTTGAAGTGAAAAAATTCAGCACTCAAGGCGATAGGGTTTTAAATCGTGCTTTAACTGAGTTTGGTGGGACTGGAGTATTTGTAAAGGAGTTGGAACATGCTTTGTTGGAGAATGAAGCCGATATTGCAATTCACAGTTTAAAAGATGTTCCTAGTGCTCATC contains:
- the hemA gene encoding glutamyl-tRNA reductase translates to MSSQIRENLQKLFVLGISYKKTALEVRGKFSLTAEQREDLLKEAKENQIDGIVVLSTCNRTEIYAHSSESEFITNLFLKYSEGDQEDFASNGYTLFGNDCIHHLYRVTSGLDSQIIGDFQIVGQVKNAVQLSEEMSLMNPFLNRLFSFAFQASKKIKTNTEISKGAASVSHAAVQYIKDKVSTLESCNFLLYGTGDIGKDTCGNLLKHMSNRSLTLINRTVSKAEALANKFNIQYKPVANLKEEVDKAEVIIVATGAPQPTLLPEHFNGSEKCKLILDLSVPRNVHPEIDKLAHVLVITVDELSEHISEAIQQRKDCIPQAEGIIYGSIAEFYSWLEIKYLSPVIIALKENLQRVQQKELDYHKNKLTDDELKKVEHITSNIVNKIARACINHLKDHHKKQSSPMETIDMIFKDMDS